TGTAGGATTGCAGTTAGAGACCAAAATTTAATTGGCATAATGCTCAAATGGGCATGAAATTGGAAATGGAGGCTCCCATTTCTTAATCACGACTTGAATTTCATGCATCCCAGTCAGGCtgtatgcatttttttatttgtttcattACTGAATGTATTGGTCTCTTGTTTGTACACAATATTGCCCTGGCGGTAGATTGGGCATCATTTTTAGGACTAGATATTGAAGTCATTAataaaattggagaagaaagaCTAATGCAATTATCGTTTTCTTTTGGCCAGACCTGAAACTAATAGTACTTACCTCATTGGAAATATCATGGCTTATCCTATGTAGCTATCTGCATTATgattaaaattttcatcaatCCCGTAGGTGCAACCAGAATGAGCTTTGCAACAACAGAAGCAATACCAAGTGATGTTGATAAGAAAGATGAGGGTCTTGTATTTGTTGCTGGTGCCACTGGAAAAGTTGGATCACGGACTGTGAGGTTGCTTTCCAGAACTTACACTTCCAATGCAAACTGTTTCATACCTTACTTTCGTTTGATCAAGAGGATGGATTCTTCTTTAGGGAGCTTTTGAAATTAGGATATCGAGTAAGAGCCGGTGTgtgttggaaatggtgatccattttctagaatttcctagagttggtaaacttctagaattctctagaattccctagatgaattttctaaaagaacgaagaaaacattttctagaagaaagaggaaaatgtccaACATGTAAGAGAAGTCTCTAGAATTGTCTACAACCTCATGTGTCTAGAAGTTTCATCTTATGTTAGAGAAGTCTAGAGACTTCCTTCACCAACTTTGGCAGCTATATAAAGGAGCAAGTGTCCATGTTTTGGGTAAGGGAGCTAACCATAAAAACCACACATCATGCTCCCTCACCAACACctcaactattgtaaaattattttcaataaactAATGAAACTATCTTTGTCCCATAAACTTTCTCAAAATATCCTATCATTGTCCCTTGTCCTTCCTCTATCAAATATAAACTATACCATGCTTCCACgcatatttaaattctaacaGCGAAGTGCTAAAAGAGCAGTAACTCTTGTGCAGGTAGAAGGTTTGGTTGATCTGAACTTGCTCTCCATAGCTTGCCAGTTTCCTGCTATAATGACTCAGTTAATGACAAACTTCTTGCAGAGTGTCAAACAGATGAAGTTTGAGGGGGATGACACGAAGGAGGGGTTTAAacgtaagaaaataaaatatggaaAGCTGGGATTTatgttctgtttctttctttctaaataattcaaaaaggaaattttcagACGAAAGAAGAGTAGTACAAATCCATTATTGTTTATAAGATACTCTGTGATAACAAATAACGGCTATTTTCTGGTTTTTAGCCCAGCTGTAGAGAAGCTTGAAGTTGTGGAATGTGACTTGGAGAAGCCAGATCAGATAAGGCCAGCCTTAGCCAATGCTTCTGTGGTTATATGCTGCATTGGGGCAAGCGAAAAGGAAGTTTTTGATGTGACGGACCCATACAGAATTGACTATATGGCTACGAAGAACCTCATTGATGCAGGTAGATAAAGTCCATACACCATATAATTGCTCATTAGTTTCAAAATCAAGGGGGGTCACTTGAGTCCTGGCCACCGAAGATCATTTTCTTTAGTGCCTCAGAATTCTTATGCAACAATTAGATCGTTAGGTTTCTGCGTAAAGTAAGATCATTCAACTACAAGAGTAAAAAATGAAGACTTGGCCAGGAGAATTGAGGAAGCAATTTGCAAAATctttattggatcttttacaTTCATTAAAATAACCTGGTGAAACtgattttaactaaaatttatgaaagaaaCTGTAGTTTTTATATGTGCCTTCTCTTGAAGTTGGCTCCATCAAATTGTGTTATCTCTGCTTGGACAGCAACTTCGGCCAAAGTTAACCACTTCATCACGGTTTCATCTTTGGGAACAAACAAGGTCGGATTTCCTGCAGCTATACTGAAGTAagtgggctttttttttttcttttgtgagacTATTCTCTATTCATAAAGATATTTAAACATGATCTATTTACAGCTTTCTTGCCCCTTAAGTTTGTTCTGGGGAGTGTTAATctggaaaagaaaagctgaAGAAGCACTTAAGTGGTACTCCTTACACTGAGTATTTCTTGAATCAACTTTTCAGTTGAACACAGTTTTTGAATAATCTTACTAATCCACAAGTGTTAATTCAGATAGTGAGGCCAGGGGGAATGGAGCGGCCTACTGATGCTTATAAAGAAACTCATAATATTATTCTGTCAGAGGAAGATACTTTATTTGGAGGCCAAGTTTCAAACCTTCAGGTAAAGTGGTCAAGTTTATTTGCATATACATAAGTCAGCAagcaattttagattttctagcTATCAAGAAACTGAagacatttcttttttactGAAC
This Eucalyptus grandis isolate ANBG69807.140 chromosome 7, ASM1654582v1, whole genome shotgun sequence DNA region includes the following protein-coding sequences:
- the LOC108960844 gene encoding protein TIC 62, chloroplastic-like, coding for MKFEGDDTKEGFKPVEKLEVVECDLEKPDQIRPALANASVVICCIGASEKEVFDVTDPYRIDYMATKNLIDAATSAKVNHFITVSSLGTNKVGFPAAILK